The window TGGGATTCCTCTACGCTACGACACAAGTTGGTTAGCTGGTGGTTGAGGCCTACTCGAAACCGATATCTGCTATATCTGTTCCGTTTATTGCCGTCCTTAATTTGTTGGAATCTGTGGAAGATGCGAaactcttttgtatttgatgacCATTTGCGGCCCGTGGCTCAGGTTTGCGCAGCAATCTTCGGGGATCTCAGGGACATTTTCCTCTTGAAGTTTCAGGGACTCAGTACCCTTGGTCATGATTGGCCAGGTTTCTACGGTATGGTGGCTGGTCTGCATGGGGTTTCCAGGACCTTGGTGGTTCGATGGAGCTGCCCCGATCCCCCAGTGGTAAAGGTGAACTCGGATGGTTGTTTTCGGGGTAATCCGGGAGTGAGTGGAGGTGGGGGGGGTGCTTTGGTGCTCAGAAGGAAGGTTTCTTCTGGGTTACTCATGCTTCTTTGGGGAGATGACGAGTTTGCAGGCTGAATTGAAGGCGTTGATGTTTGGTGTTAGATTGGCTTTTGCGAGTGGGTACTCCAATTTACACTTAGAATCTGACTCTTTGGTTCTGGTTCAGATCATTCAAGGGAAGGCTCGATGTCCGTGGCGGTTGCAAGGGGACTTACAAGACCTGTTAAAGGTCAGCGGGTTTGTTAGAAAGGTATCACACTGCTTTCGGGAAGCGAATAAACTGGCTGACCGCCTTGCCAATGTTGGTGCGGATTCAGGACAAACTTTAACATATCATTCCTTGAGTGATTTGCCTTCCTTGGTGAGAGGTGACGTCTCCCTTGATCAGTTGGGTGTTCCAAGCCTGCGTCGAGTTAGGGCGTAGGTTAAGATTGCTCTAGCATTGCCTTTGAATTCCATGTATGCTTTCCTTGAttttatcaaataaataaaacaggttaaaaaaaaaaagtagttggAGTATTCTATACGGACATGTTGGATATTTTTTAGACATCATTTTATGAAGAAACCAGTGGAGAGAAAAGTGTGAGATGAAAGACTACAGTCATGGTATTGAAAAAAAGTTAGATAATTAGTATTATAGGTGGCGGAGGAGAatttattgtaaaaaaaaactgaaaagggGTGGCAAAAAGACAATTGAGGGAATAAGACAATCAATTTgcttttgattaaaatttaaatcttgtacgtacttgattttgatgtattaTTAGTAATTTAAACAAGGCTGCAATAAGTTGCTTTACTTATTTTTCGttaaaaatattatgaaatcAATTATTAATTGGTTTTGCCATATTGATGATGTATAGGATTTAGTATTGTCTGAAAATGAAATTTGTTGTAAATAACATTTACTATTGTATATATGAACAAATTGGATAATATATTTGAATAAATTCTAGAATAAAGTAGAGTTAttaaattttgttcaaataGGATAATGCATTATCTTAATTTATACGAGAAAGAGGACTAATATACAAAAAATGTATGTAATAGATTTTGTTCTAAATCAATATTAGTTATCCTCTTCTTCCTACAGTCCACAATATGGGTAAAATTAGATCTTGATTCTTCTATCATCTAAAGTGATTTTTTCTGCATTGTTTTCTTTGAAGATGAGCATGTAGTATTCGATCATGTTCCAAGAGATGAAAATCAACATATCATTTGGCGTGATATTTTACTCTTGAATATAAGTTTGTCAACTATCATCCAAATATCTATTTGTGATATCAAATTGTTCCTATATGTTATGGCAATTTATCATAATGATTGGTAGttgtttgaattttttgaatagtGCAAGCATGTCAAAATGtagcttttcaaaaaaaaaagagtgactTTGTGATAGAGTTGTATAAGTAAACTATATACTATAAACAATTGTATACATTGTTGGACATAATCcaattcaataaaaaaattaaaaggtaCACAACTAATAATGGTGCAATATATTCTTAGTAACATGATATTTTCTGCCGGCTGTATTTGTCATTTATCATCTATTAGACTTTTTTACATTATATCTTTCTATTCTAATatcaattatataaaatataaccTAACTACTGATTCAATAGCTGTAAAAACATATTCACTGGAAATATTATAAATTAACTTTATATGTTGTATAAAATATGTTCCTTGATTTCATTTATCTCTTGAAGAGGTAGGACAATTAACCAGTATAATATTGTTAAAGTAAATAGCAAATTTATATAGTCGTATACAAATTTGATGAAATCATGTAAATGGACCAAATATCTAACATTTTTCTTCAGAGATGAACAGAGATTTTTCAAATTCCCGATATATAAGTATTATATCTACGATCTTAGCACATATATTGATGAGAATGTCTGTATCCTCAACTTCCAAGATACTAACTAGTACACTATTGCCCCCTGTGGGTAGCTCGGCTGGGACTGGTTGTTTGTAGTTACAGTAAGGTCTTAGGTTCGACCCTCACATGCTACCGTTGTTGGATATCTTTGGGGCAAAACTCTGCCCAACTTGGGGGAATTAGCTTCCagacctgaaaaaaaaaactaatagctattccttttttttttttgcttcttaaATTGATTTGAATGTTATCACACAGGTAATACAAACATATATGTTAGTAttagaaaaacataaaaataatgtatatgatttaatttttcttattgaCTAATTTAACTTATCTTAAGAGTTGGTACCCTTATCAATCAAACTTCTATTATTTGGATATGTGACAATGGTGTAGGATTTCTTTCTATTTATTTCATCTTTTCGTGAAACTAGCTTTTCTGCTGTAGTAACTATGGCAAATAAAGGTCTATTTTTGAATAATGTTATAGCAGCAGTTATGATCTTTGCAATCCAACACTAAATGCACTTTTATTATCCAAAAAATGACATGTACTATATTAGCCACAAGTCTAATCGTATGTTGAATTATGAATTTCTTGTGTTATTTAGCTAGTTTCAACCACGAGTGTGCTAGGTGACACATAAATAACTATAGCAGTTGTAACTTTTTTAGTTTCCTTGTTAAGTATGAAAATAACCATTTTGTATAAGAATGAGATGGTAATACTATAGTTTATCATAAGCTCATTTCATAGtaaagttttacatttataaattctaAATACTCCACACGCCATTTTTGGCTAGTATACGAGTCGTTTATTGAACATAGGGGTATTAGGTGTTGATCCTACAAggaagattgtcaattatcgatggttttcaaactcttttattatttagactatcacaagtacaagaaattaaatctacactataaaagtaacaaaaatacaTTAGAAAGCTTTtagaggtatggaattccttactactcttacAAATGACATTACCGGTTAAGtgatgctattatcttggctagttatgacGTAATTTTcaaatgtatgtgaaacctactctcgtagtaaatcaactatacttgtaactaagtCATACTTACTCTCGTAGGtatgaaattaattacaaactaatttcttctatgaaattacatgaaacaagtcactaaagccacaaaggTACTCCTCTACTCTTGTGAGTGAATTTCCTAAGTttatcacttctttgaactagtgttaaatttcaattcacattgcAAACTtgacaccttaagattatcatagTTAATGgctggttaatcatgattagataagcaaaaatgataaataacttgctcaaaataatattatcaaataaccaagtaaatatcACTAGCAAAATATAATaagttcatccatactctaggcataaattttaactaaacatgaagaataagatccaaacttgtattatagttaaacataaatttaaatacaaaagagaaagtgataggagagaaatcacccttgtcacatgagctctaactctccatctttgctcttcaaatcttcatccaaatcgaACTACAAATATAAGAAGgataaactacactaactatactaacctaccctaactaatgaactaaggaaattcttgtgaagactacatttttggtgagtttctcCATCCTTCCAAAGTTGTTAAAATGGTTTCCAAagtctgctatttatagaggattcaagagccaaaatgagttgtttctagttgaCATTTTTAACTCTTGAAACTCTCAAAGGTTGCTTGTTAAAGTTTCCATGCTCATCTGATCATTTCCAGTCAGAATATTTGCAACAAAAATGGTCAAAAAGGTTGTGTGAAAAGAGCACAAGTTGCAGAACAAGTTGCAGTTGAAATCCACTAAAATGCGGGTAGAAAATGCTGCCTATGCCTGCGTTTTGACCCCCTATTTTACTCTTTTTGTAGGTTTGCTCTTTCTGGGCAGAATTCACCCTTGCCCTATTTTTAGTCCAACTTGAattgatattttcttgatgattgatgttgaactagctcttgtgcaaatatatgaaagttgtagctcttttgagttagctttccaatacaTTCAGAATTATCCAATTTGGAGCTGTGTGGACcgaaaaatgaccaaaataccctcgatTGGTCATAACCTGGTTTCATCTTTCGACAATAGAATTGCACTTtagtatttcgactttttgacaatgaaaacgattaaattggactttgatgtctttaTACCAAAAGTAGatctcttagtttcaaaatgatacaagaatcacctcaatccaatacttGTAGCTCAAGATATTGTCGAAATACTATAAGGTGTCAAAGGTGGAAAACTGCCTTTAATTGCATTTCAtctcttgcacttcatattctctttttatcacttcaaactagaggtgtcaaataaaaccatttaactAATTTTACCCATACACGTccattaataaatgaaaatgggtacattaaatttttatatatggatataaatgggttacccaattatacccattaataaatgggtataattgggtaacccatctaACCCATTTAACCCATTTAACTTACATTCCCAAACCTTTTGTATTTCCCGTTTTCACCGTCATCTTCTTCTCCGCCCCACCAGCAAGCCCACTGCTTCCCTCCCCCCCTTCTTCCTCCAGTGTTTGTTTTCCCCATCTCATCTCCCCGTCTTTGCTTAATAGAAGGTTTTTGCCCCTTCCATGTCCGATTCCTGAGCTGATCTCTGAATAAACCCGCGGTGTCTTGAAGATTTTCCCGGAGAATGTTAAGAGTCTGATGCCCACTTGGACTGCGTTTTCGCTCTAATGAAAAAGCCTGAGCTGAGTTGATCCAAGGCTCTTTTGGTATTGACATTTTGGTATGCTAtaccattcttttgtttcttaCATAGGCCTTATATAACTGTTTGTAATAGCGTATGCAAATTTTTATTTAGTTAAGCTTGATTTTTCAGAGCTATATTACTTTGTTTGGTAACCAGTTAAGGTAATCTATGCGTTACTAGTTGTTGTGCCTTCTCTCTGAATTGGGCTAAGTTCACCCGGTAATCTGGTATGTGGTTTTGACAGTCAAGAATTTGATGTAGTTAAGcttaactttggaaggctaatAATGGTATAATTAATTTCAGGATTATCTAATTAAGTTCAGTTTTGCAGATTGCTGAATCTAATTAAATATTGCACCGTAGTATGTTACCATTCTTAAGTTTTTGGACATCTTGGACTGGTTAAATGATTGTTTCGCTTACCTTCGTTTGCAGATTGCATGAGATCTTATTTAGTAGAAAGCTCTGTAGATTTATGGCTGGACCAAATTGACATActtggtaaaaaaaaagaaggcaatAATTGTTAAGTGTGCTTGTCTAGCAAAAACAATCACTGTATTGGTTCTACCACTATCGTGATtgtgatcaatattttcatccTAGGTGCATTTGCCTGCTTGACCAATATCCAAATGTCAAATTTGGGGATtcccttcaagttgaaattcACCCTCATGATCCTGCGGCAAATGTCTGGATGGTTATAGAGTCTTCAAATGTTTCCCATGTAATTTTCATCTATGTCTGCAATGCATACGTGATATAATATATAAGTCCTAGCTCTGTTATTTTTGCTCATCATGTTGGCGGGGCCATATGATAAAAAGTTTTTCCACAGCTACACTTAATACTTCCAATTCTATTATAAGCATATTCCTGTAATTGCTTaccttcaaatttttttttctctcatctCAGTTGAAGGCTAGTGAAAACATGTAGTTCTTGGGATCAATGTTGCAGAAATATCAGATCAGGTGTACAAAATTGGAAGGCTGAGAGTCTTAGACAGGAAAATATCAGATAAGATGTACAAAGTTGGTAGTATAGATAACAGAAATGCTAGAATTGTGGTAGAATTGTGGGTAAATATCAGCTTTCAGTATTGGTGGTAGAATTGTGGGTAAATATCGTACTTCGCTCCTACCAGAAAATGTGGAGGTCTTGTTATGTGCTAGGGACTGGTTATATGGAGTAACAGGTATGTTATACTTAACCTTTCAGTGCATATGATCTTGTATTTTACTTTTTTGGTCACTTATTGAACTTTACTTTTGATTTCAGCTTCTGAAGATGAAGAAGATAAAGAAAGACTGAGTATTGACTTTGCACCTTTAGTTGCTAAACTTACTAACCTTCATGTTTAGGTAAGCTGTATTCTTATGATCATGGAGATTGTTAGAAATGTGGTGAAAAGAATTTTATCTTTCTGTCTAGATGAAATTTAAGCATCAAAAAACAGAACTTTgaatttggttttggttttggttgccAGGAATCTTCTCTGTTTTGTGTTGAGCCAGCAGCAAACTTTTAGGTTGCTATCTTTGTACTGTCAAGTGGATTTTGTACTGTCACTGGCACTCCTTCAAGCTGCTTACTATAGGCGTTTGAAATGGTCGGTTTTGAAGTCACGTAAGCTGGTCCTCGATGTTGTCAACTAAACTTGGTTTATTCTTCTCCTTGATGTTTATCAGAGGATTCAAATCAGGGAATAATATTTGTTTCTTGCTACAATATGTGTCTCTC is drawn from Coffea arabica cultivar ET-39 chromosome 1c, Coffea Arabica ET-39 HiFi, whole genome shotgun sequence and contains these coding sequences:
- the LOC140038593 gene encoding uncharacterized protein, which encodes MLGKWVGRIMEVVAISLDQANTMVWAPSISGAFSLASAYRISQEGGNSSWLYSRLWLPGLSLKVSFFMLRLVGFRLPVMDRLHKLGILGPSRCFCCLYPCQESIDHIFCTGVAAKRIWGYFEEVIGGFWDSSTLRHKLVSWWLRPTRNRYLLYLFRLLPSLICWNLWKMRNSFVFDDHLRPVAQVCAAIFGDLRDIFLLKFQGLSTLGHDWPGFYGMVAGLHGVSRTLVVRWSCPDPPVVKAELKALMFGVRLAFASGYSNLHLESDSLVLVQIIQGKARCPWRLQGDLQDLLKVSGFVRKVSHCFREANKLADRLANVGADSGQTLTYHSLSDLPSLVRGDVSLDQLGVPSLRRVRA